aaagatgcttttgttgaattatagTTTATTATTGTATTTAGTGCAGACAAGCTCATCCATAACTGTACAAAATAGTGCATTTCGGTCCCATAAACAGgtgatgtgtaaaaaaaaaatatatatatatatagaacattACAATGCACCTCTTTGTATAGCGATTGATACGCATGTCTGTATTAAACTCGACAACtgacaatgaagaaaaaaacaTCTGAAACAAGAGAAGGTCACTCACAAGGAATAGTTTGGAATACGCACAAGATAACTAACTATACCATCAATTCTTTACAGAATATGGTTTAGTTCACTAAGGTGGTTAAGTGGAGTTGTTTACGCCACAAGTGTGCAAGTCTAGAATAAAATGTTTTCTGAAGGGCAAAGAAAATAAAGTTCTTATTGTTAACAGGTATATTTGTAAAACCTGCacgaaatgtatttaaaaaaaataagtaaaaaaaaaaaatatatatatatatatatacacacacatacatatacatacacacacacaccttaaacTGGGCCAGATTTTTTATTTAATGGAAGCATTTGTGTAGGGCACAAATGAAGGTAAATCGATTAATGTTATCATACATGATTTCGAGCCATATCACTGAACTGGACTATCTCTAGGGCAGTGCATCAATTACttccgagtttttttttttttttttttttttttttttaacagtacctGTCTGACTGCTGACAAAGATGCTCAGCACGTGGTGTAAATCTGGGGTTAAATTTACTCTAACAATGGGGCGTTAAGGTCAACGTTGATGAAAAACTTGCCGGCTTCTCTTACATTTTTCGAATGAACTAGTATGGTGAAGGTACATTTTTGAGTAGAATGCATCTTCTACACAAATCAATCTGAAGTATACAATATACTTAACTAGGGAACTCTGGCCCAGATGCCTGAAACTCGTGCACTTTAATCATTCATCTCTCGATAAAAGAGCAAAGAACCATCCATGGAAGCGCACACAAAGGGGATACACATCCCAAGAATGGCATGCATACCCAGTGACTGATTATCAGCTGGTGAGAAACACTGATCGGGCATGCACCCTAAGCTCAAACTACATTTGCAAGACAAGCAAATGTGAGCACACTGCATGAATCATGCAGAGCCGAGGCATTTTGCACGACTCTGTAGCGGGTTTCCAATTAAGGTAGCTAGAACTAATAACGATGTTCAATAGCTAGCCACACTGAAAGAGAAAATGGCGTTTAGGCATCAGGAAGGTTAATGTGTTCAATGTCTCATCGCGCAAAGTGTTCAGCTAGTGTCCCTTTATTCAATGTTTATTGAATAAAAGTGAGGTGCAACCATTTATGTAAGACTCAAAAGTAACAGAAAATGTTTTCCCCCACATTTAAAAGGCATTCTACCAATATTCTGTAGGAGTGATCTTAAGCGAGTGATACAAAAAATGGGGAATGCGTCGTTGATACGTCAACTAAAACGTCCGAAATATACTTTTAGGGGAATCGTGAATATCCGAGTTCTGCGTGTGACAGTTGGCAATGATGCCAATGCCACAAAGTGTGACTGACCAGTGTCAGCCTTGTGTCATAACGTGCTTGGCTTTTTAACTAGTACCATGACCAGTGAAAAGCCACCAAAACCCACTACTATGTGGTATGGGCTTCACACATGGGTAAACGATGGAAGGCCACGTGGGATGTGATGTTGGGAGCTGCGCATGTCTGAGGGCTGAATTCAACTCAGCGAGTGGTTTTGCTACCACATGAAGAAAGTCAGAACGCCCCATCACACTGAAGCAACCCGGCAACGCCCCCTCCACCACATGCAGTTTTTATTAATCTAAAGCAATGTGTAAGCGAGCAAATAAATTATTTGCTCAAGCACCACACCTCTTGGCATACACCAGTCGGTTTCTTCACAGCTTCAGCTGCCAAGCTGAGACACTAGACTCGATATAAATGTAATTGCGACCATTCCGTTAGCTTTCATTAAGAATGaaacaaatgacaccccaaatgcaaTGATATTTGTTCACTGCAAGACTGGGCTTCCTCTAGCCCTGAGTGGAATGCTAAATGCAAAATGGATGTtcagtaaaaacaatactcagcaCCTCCGAAGCTGTGTCAGGCGGAAACAGCTATCTTATCGttagataatgcaggaggcatttCCATATAGATGGCAAATTCATCTCTTAGTCACGAAAATGTATGTATCTAACAAGCAGCTGGCAGACCAAACATAAGGTAGACGCATATAAGGGATTTCTAACTACTGTCTGCATTTTGAACCAGATCACATGTAAACAGCAACCCGGTGAGAAATCAAATATGTAAATGCTGCTTTAAAAGCAAATCTCAATTCAACTTGGAGCATTAGATGCGCTCCTCGAAGCAGCTAACAGGTAAGTTCTCCACATCAAAATTATGCAGACTCAACAAGTGGCGGGCGACACACACATTGACTTGGGAAATCTTAGTACAAGTCGTGGGAGACATTTGAAGCGAGACGCCATCTAGTGTAACTTGCTCGTAGTCTTTTATAGTGACAACTGCAAGCAAGGTTAATCCGTATGTGTTAAAGGTGCAGCTTCATTTAACATTGTGCTGGGTTATACTTACAGGGGAAAAATAACGACTCGCAGATAATGAAGTGTGTTATGCAGGAGTTAGAAGAACCCTGAACAGCAGTAAAGTTCCAGTGAACACACATTTCGGCCTTGCGGTGTAAGCAACAGCCCACAGTGGGCATTGCTTGGAGGCAAGTATCGCCTACATTTGGAGAGGGACAAGATACGAACCACCAGGAAGGTAACTGTAAGGTGGACTGACTTCTCCGAACGTCTCGTGCAAAAGATTAAACTTTAAAACATCAAAACAACTCCATACTTGTAAACTTACCGTTTTCCTAAACCACCCCCCCAGTTTTCCCAAAAGACTACAAGTGCCCATACCTGTCTTCATCACCATCAACCGGAATGGATATACCAAATACAGAACGTGCAATTGTGTTCATTGGAGTTGTTACTGGGAGGTGAAGAGGATTTGCTAGTGTGTCTAACATGGGAGCCTTCGTGAAAGGTTTATGTTCTGCAATCAAAGAttgtggcggctgaggtagaggctcaGATTTTCTTCTGTCGTCTATATGGGCAAAGGATTGAGTCTGAAGGGGACCATGGTTTGACTGTTGATGATTTGAATGTACATGGTGCTCTGGAAGCCCAAGGGGGTGGACGAGGCTAGCACTGCGAGTTACAGTCGTTTGGCCGCTCTGCTGCGACTGGACTACAATAATTGAGGCATTTGGCATAGTGACAGGAGGGGCACAAGTCGGCATAACAGGCACACTCGTTGCAGGGGCGCCTCCCGGCACGTTGTTAACAGTGGCAGTCGTCGTGTGTTGGCCACTTGACACACCTCCACCCAGCTGCTGCTGAGTCACGGGTTTCTGTTGTACAAGTCCTGCAGGTGGCACTCCGGGCTGCACCACACTTCCTTCCTGTGGAATGACAGCAGGGTGGCTCTGAACACCGTGTCTGGATCCCTGGACAGCGGTGTCACTGGCCTGTGCACACACAGGCGAGTGATTCACCTGGCCCATGGGAAGACTGGCAGCCGCAGAAGCGGGGGCATTAGATGTTGCCTGCTGGACAGGCCCCTGTTGGGGGTGGACGGTCCTGTTGTGCACGTGCTCAGTCTGAGAAGGAGGGTGAGAGGGGAGACCATGGCCTGGTGTGATCGTGGATTGAAGGTAGACAAAGGGCGAGGGTTGGCTCATTTGTGTCCCGTTTTGCCCGCTCACCTGGGGCTGCTGACCAACGAGGAAGTGCTGCTGGGCGGCCTGACCCACCCTCTCTGTCTGCAACGTGTGTGGCCCGGAGCTGTCAGCCGGAAGGTCGAAGGAGGGTCCTGCGTGGGAGATTCCCAGCCCACTGTCCCTGTCTGTAGCAGTCTCCGCGGCAGGCCCATGCCGGATGCTGTCGGTCTCCCTCTCGTAGTACTCCAAGCAGGTCCAGCGGCCGCGCCGGTAGGGCTCCCCCGAGCCGTGGTCCAGCTTGATGACCCTGAAGCGGGAGCTGGTCGGCGGGGCGGGCAGGGGATGCGAATGGGCGGTGGTGCTCGGGCTGCCCACGTTGTTCAGAGTCTCCTCCGAGGAGCTGCGTCCGGTGGGCCTGGGCTCCTCGCCCTCCTCGGGGCCGCCGTCCGCGGCGCGGGACACGTCGAAGACCTCAGAGGACACGTCCCCGGTGCGGGGATCATCAGGGTCGCCATCCAGGCTCTCGGTGTCCTCGGTGATGCTGCTGGTCGCCTGCGCCGTTGTGACGCTGGTGATCTGGAAGCAGCTCTTCTTTTTGGCCGGCATCTTGGACATGGCGAGGCTCGGGCGGCTGCTGCGGTCACTGCGGGTCACGAGCGGAAGGGGCAGCGGCGGGGCCCCTCGTCCATCCCCCCGGCAGCCAATCACGCGGGCGCGCCGAGCCCTTCTCCGGGCTGAGGGCTGCGCTCGGCCGGCGACGGGACTCGCTGCTGTCGCAGATACCGGAGCTTGTCACTCTCAGGCTACGAGCAACGACTCAACTCCCGAGAGTAGGGCGAGGGAGGGCGCGCTGACACACCAACACCCCCGCGGATACAGGTTCAGAGCGCTGCGGGATCCAAGGTCCGGTCCTCTGCCCCCCGGTGCCTTAGACAGAAGGAAAGTCAAATTCAAACTGCTCGCTCCGCTCTCCGCCTGGCAAGATGGCTAAAgacggtggcgctaagcactgtgggAACGCCTCCTCCAGGCGCCTGCGCACTGGTGGGTGCTGACGAGCAGCCACCGCCCCCTCAGCTCCACAAGAAAAAGCGCGATGCCGCAGTGCTCCCTGCGCGCTCTGGGGTGTCCGTGGCCGCGCGCCGAGTTCCGCTCTCTGACAGACCTCAGAACCGCGCGCGCCTGCACTTCTTCGGACATAGAGAAGGGACGAGAACTGCCCGGCGTAAACGCGGCTTCTGCACCTGAGGCACGAGCGTGTGTACACGTCCATTTTAGAATgacgcaggcgttaaaaatgttAGTATCCTGGAAAGATTTTGATTTCAAAATACCGTTTTTTTGTATTCCCTATCAGAGAAAAAACGATTGCAGTACATTGTCAGTGTATTTATGCTTTGGTTCAAAATAGAATATATCGACAGCCTATCCTATATCGCTACGTACATTTCTATTTCTAGATGTAAAACAAATATGTTTACGTCAGTTAGCTGAAACTCTTGCCATCTCTGACTGTCCTAATTTCGAGTATTCGTTAGTCACGATGGAGAGTCAGTCCCACAAACGTGTTGAATGTTTCGTTGACAGGAGGCGGGTCTTTGGCGTTCGTCTCTTCTTTGTATCCGTGTTTCCACCCCGCCCTCCTCGACAATCAAGGAACGCCCACTGCGCAGGCCTCCGGCCGCGGAATGTGAATTGGAGCCGCGACGTCACCCCGCGGGCACGCGCAGCCAGTGGTTGCGCTGTCAAGGCTATGGCTTCTAATGCAAAGCGCTGCAGGAGGGCATCAAGCAGGATGCATCTAAATAAGCTACTCACGAGTTGGCTGGCAGTCGATGGACGTGTATAACTTTCACCCCAGATTGCGCACAAGTGATAGACCTTCCTTTGGAGGCATCTCCTATTCTGTGTATCTTCAACAagcactctcttttttcctcaaCTGTCTTAACGGTAACCACAAACTCTAGTCCGGAAAAAAAGACCTCGCTTGTATTTAAATACTAAGTTATGTTTAAATTAGgcttaatttcttttaaaaaataaggcTCCGCCCAAAGGCATTTCAgagacattttataaaataaaataattttataattttattgtATAAAAATATTTCATAGATTTAAAACTGGCATCAACAATGTATACTTTTCTGGACATCCCAAAACGAATGCCAACTGTTCACAGTGAGGAACGATATTGAAAGAGTAATACATGAACATTTTTGATAAGTCGGACTCGCGCAATTTTATTCTATTGGAACGGTTTGGTTTATAATATTTAATCTAATTTGGTACATTTACTTTCGTATTCGCTTTTGTATCTTTAGTCTCAATTACATATCAGACTCTCCTGTTACAATCTAAAACGTTGCCATGTCTCAACTCCTTTCATTACTCCCCCCACAACTGTCAGTCAATCCATCCAATATGACATTTTTGTTCACGTTTGCAAATGTGTATGTTAGTTTCTTACTCATAGCCTGTGCACGTAGTATTATTTATATTCCGTGGCAATATTTTGTAAAGTTTATCCCTAATAAACTAACTTGCTGTGGGTTTAGGCTATAGAGAACAAGACAGCCCCCTTCCTCGAGATGCAGAGCGAGGATGCAGGGCACAATAGGAACCTAATTTACCAAgggaattgtattgtattgtaatcgtatttatatagcgcttactacccctgacgaggcgtcaaagcgcttttcgatgagtaacacgctactctggaacccaacaagaattagtgatggattagtatcgttaaataatgagtacagttttagtaatattatgagttaatttaagCCGCAGatttgagagtttgttagttagattgactggagtaatggaggggtggaggaggaaagaaatccagaagtgttaattgggagtatatccttcatttactcaacccaaaggcttgggatgagtaaagggggcggagggggaagagtatgtggaagggttagggagagcatagtagcagggtgagataaatgcaggagaatttagtagggttgtgtgggaggtcacagtagtagagtgaggtttggtgagttaaatgtggaagcagagggaagagcttaggcagagatatttaggagatgaaagtggtagaagggatttgggatgagtcagagtgagaatggagcatagtttgatagagacatgacataagagtgatgagtagataagtgtgataagatgagagcaggaattcatagatatctagtataacaacccacccaggagccatgcaatgatccacgaacatgccaatcacagaaacaacaaatacacatacatacatatatatatatatacacacacatgaatacacacaaatatgcacatacaatacataattagaatcatgggtaaaaatacttagtcaaacaggtttaaactGTGACCATTTGGGGTGTCTTATAACCCTCCTGAATAACACAGGTCCACTTTAATAGTAAAAAAGTGCAGTGCACTCAGGTTGATTTTCACAAATGCATGAGGGAAGAGTCAAGCAGGTGGCCGCACTGTTGGAGAGGAGAGAGTGTGGTTTGTGTGCATCCGCATAGGGGCAGAAGTACACACACTTGTGCATTATGAGCAGCTCTGGCCTATGCTCGGAAAGCACCCGGGGCGAATCTAAAAATGGCACCCTCTTTAATTCTCTTAGTTATTGAAAGGAGTAGGAGGAAGGTGAGGGGTGCAAGATTCAGGGGCGTCATAAAAATAACAAGCAGACGAGGGCACCAGCAGGCTTCAGGTGTAAGCACACATTTCTCTGGGCCCCACTGGGAGACTGCCTGCTGCAGGGAGGTGGAGCGCCCCTCTGGCGGTCGCGCCCTGGGCATGGGTTCAGTTCGCACATGCTCCAGGCCGGCCCAGAGTACAAGCCTGGGTACTGGAGCGAGCAGCAGAGACCAGCCCTGAACCGCCGCCATCTTTACTGCGCGTGAACCCCCCTGTGGGTTCCGCCAGACATGCCTCCGAGGCCCAGGCTTGCAGCCTTTTTCTAACCGGAccgatctccattgaagtgaaCAAGACATCCGTAGCTGTAACACATCTCTGCACCCGGGCGCCCCCGGGGTTATACAGATGAGTACAAGGacctcaccatcaccaccacttagTGTCACCCT
The Pleurodeles waltl isolate 20211129_DDA chromosome 11, aPleWal1.hap1.20221129, whole genome shotgun sequence genome window above contains:
- the TSC22D2 gene encoding TSC22 domain family protein 2, coding for MSKMPAKKKSCFQITSVTTAQATSSITEDTESLDGDPDDPRTGDVSSEVFDVSRAADGGPEEGEEPRPTGRSSSEETLNNVGSPSTTAHSHPLPAPPTSSRFRVIKLDHGSGEPYRRGRWTCLEYYERETDSIRHGPAAETATDRDSGLGISHAGPSFDLPADSSGPHTLQTERVGQAAQQHFLVGQQPQVSGQNGTQMSQPSPFVYLQSTITPGHGLPSHPPSQTEHVHNRTVHPQQGPVQQATSNAPASAAASLPMGQVNHSPVCAQASDTAVQGSRHGVQSHPAVIPQEGSVVQPGVPPAGLVQQKPVTQQQLGGGVSSGQHTTTATVNNVPGGAPATSVPVMPTCAPPVTMPNASIIVVQSQQSGQTTVTRSASLVHPLGLPEHHVHSNHQQSNHGPLQTQSFAHIDDRRKSEPLPQPPQSLIAEHKPFTKAPMLDTLANPLHLPVTTPMNTIARSVFGISIPVDGDEDSTSNASVVAIDNKIEQAMDLVKSHLMYAVREEVEVLKEQIKELIERNSTLERENALLKSLTNNDNLAQLSTQPANLSSTSQQKTVIAQTPQMIQPPQQPNVSSA